One part of the Neodiprion virginianus isolate iyNeoVirg1 chromosome 3, iyNeoVirg1.1, whole genome shotgun sequence genome encodes these proteins:
- the LOC124299945 gene encoding cytochrome P450 4C1-like gives MNKVLEADKIYSSPFRVSIGNLLFFVTTDPEQLKLALFGSKTVEKGSLFDFARPWIGSGLVTAPYSTWQVHRKLIQPTFGPTILKSFLEIFVAESVMVADQMGCELNGPEFEVSNYFSRCTMGSLCKTVMGVKLDAYAGENNPYVKAFRKVTAGIVRRGFSPWIHPDFIFYRTKLGKDQQKCIKFMHDFTEKLISTKKKQLLERGNRESNEDAEDDRFNTATRREAFLDHIIKLSEHTKILTDEEIRDQVHTFMATGSLSTSDTIGFVMLMLASHPCVQEKVYEELCDIYGDGNGDEQLHVTQEAIARMTYLERVIKETLRLFPAVPLIVREVSEDLDIGGRSLPKGSTMVLNILGVQRSEKYWLDPLKFDPDRFLPENFAKQPQCSYIPFGGGPRNCIAQKYAMLLAKTLVATLLRRYVLTHDKIVQIKDIRIKFEVVLLPVEPITIGIKRRT, from the exons ATGAACAAAGTTCTGGAAGCCgacaaaatttattcgtcACCTTTTCGGGTGTCAATAGGCAACTTGTTATTCTTCGTAACAACCGATCCTGAACAATTGAAG TTGGCACTTTTCGGCTCGAAGACTGTTGAAAAAGGCAGTTTGTTCGACTTCGCTCGACCCTGGATCGGTTCAGGATTAGTGACCGCTCCCT ACTCGACATGGCAGGTGCACCGGAAGCTCATCCAGCCAACCTTTGGTCCAACAATTCTGAAGTCTTTTCTCGAAATATTTGTCGCCGAATCGGTGATGGTGGCGGACCAAATGGGGTGTGAATTGAATGGACCAGAATTTGAAGTATCCAATTACTTTTCGCGGTGCACGATGGGCAGTCTCTGCA AGACTGTAATGGGTGTGAAATTGGATGCATATGCGGGAGAGAATAATCCCTACGTCAAGGCATTCCGTAA AGTAACGGCTGGTATAGTCCGAAGAGGATTCAGTCCGTGGATACACCCGgactttattttttaccgtaCGAAACTTGGCAAAGACCAACAGAAATGCATAAAATTCATGCATGACTTCACCGAAAAG TTAATCTCGACGAAAAAGAAACAGCTACTCGAGCGTGGTAATCGGGAAAGCAACGAAGATGCCGAAGACGATCG ATTTAATACGGCGACACGACGCGAAGCATTCCTGGACCACATCATCAAATTATCAGAGCACACAAAAATACTGACCGATGAAGAGATTCGTGACCAGGTCCATACATTCATGGCTACC gGAAGTCTTTCAACGTCCGATACAATTGGTTTTGTCATGTTAATGTTGGCATCCCACCCATgtgtacag GAAAAAGTTTACGAGGAGCTTTGTGACATATACGGAGACGGTAATGGCGATGAACAATTGCACGTCACTCAAGAAGCGATAGCACGCATGACTTACCTGGAACGAGTGATTAAAGAAACTCTGCGCCTGTTTCCAGCCGTGCCTCTTATTGTTCGGGAGGTATCTGAGGACTTGGACATAG GTGGGCGCAGTTTGCCTAAAGGAAGTACAATGGTACTCAACATCCTGGGAGTGCAGAGAAGCGAGAAATACTGGCTTGACCCACTCAAGTTTGATCCGGATAGATTCTTGCCTGAAAATTTTGCGAAGCAACCGCAATGCTCGTACATACCGTTCGGTGGTGGTCCAAGGAATTGTATAG cCCAGAAATATGCCATGCTGCTAGCGAAGACACTCGTAGCAACGCTTCTCCGAAGATATGTTTTGACCCACGATAAAATCGTACAGATAAAAGATATCCGAATAAAATTCGAAGTTGTATTGCTACCAGTAGAGCCAATCACGATCGGGATCAAGAGACGGACGTGA